In Acidovorax sp. GBBC 1281, a single window of DNA contains:
- a CDS encoding Lrp/AsnC family transcriptional regulator, with translation MQAASLDRTDKQLLEALQGNARLTSGELAQMAHLSQSPCWRRVKRLEDDGVISGYHAGLNRRALGFGVMAFVMVGIDHQTEISSQAFEEAVCAIPEVVMFHGISGPEDFMLVVVAKDLDAYSELLQRRLHRLPGVRHMHSYFSLQEFKGQVGGLPVPA, from the coding sequence ATGCAGGCCGCCTCCCTTGATCGCACCGACAAGCAATTGCTCGAAGCCCTGCAGGGCAATGCCCGCCTCACCTCGGGCGAACTGGCGCAGATGGCACACCTGTCCCAGTCGCCGTGCTGGCGGCGCGTGAAGCGGCTGGAAGACGACGGCGTCATCAGCGGCTACCATGCGGGCCTCAACCGGCGCGCGCTGGGGTTCGGGGTGATGGCGTTCGTGATGGTGGGCATCGACCACCAGACCGAGATCTCGTCCCAGGCCTTCGAGGAGGCGGTGTGCGCCATCCCCGAGGTGGTCATGTTCCACGGCATCTCGGGCCCGGAGGACTTCATGCTCGTCGTGGTCGCGAAAGACCTGGACGCCTATTCCGAGCTGCTGCAGCGCCGCCTGCACCGCCTGCCGGGCGTGCGGCACATGCACTCGTATTTTTCGCTGCAGGAGTTCAAGGGCCAGGTCGGCGGCCTGCCCGTGCCGGCGTAG
- a CDS encoding FeoA family protein — translation MKMTEESSGPALAPGTALPAATGLDRLPRQVHAHVTALQPARNEQERAVIQRLMEIGFLPGEPVRVVASGFPGGDPLAVRVGQATFALRRHEAALVHVQAGAPA, via the coding sequence ATGAAGATGACTGAAGAATCTTCGGGCCCTGCGCTGGCCCCAGGCACTGCCTTGCCCGCCGCCACGGGCCTGGACCGCCTCCCGCGGCAGGTGCACGCCCATGTGACGGCGCTGCAGCCGGCCCGCAACGAACAGGAACGCGCGGTGATCCAGCGCCTCATGGAAATCGGCTTCCTGCCCGGCGAGCCTGTGCGCGTGGTGGCCAGCGGCTTCCCCGGCGGCGATCCCCTGGCCGTGCGCGTGGGCCAGGCCACCTTCGCTCTGCGCCGCCACGAGGCCGCGCTGGTGCATGTGCAGGCCGGAGCGCCCGCATGA
- the feoB gene encoding ferrous iron transporter B translates to MSGAATSPLRIALLGNPNCGKTALFNLLTGARQKVANYAGVTVERKEGLLHTASGRRVRVLDLPGAYSLNAHSADEAVTRDIVTGERPGEAVPDLLVCVTDATHLRLNLRLVLEARALGLPMVLVLNMSDMAARQRIEIDREALSRELGMPVLSTVGVRSDGAQELLQWLDTQAPQALAGTASVHRAVGVDLRAQVLQLHQEVRRIMAAAVREPAVSLRNDDRIDAVVLHPVWGLLLLAVTLFLMFQAVFSWAAMPMDAIKAGVDGLSAWINAHMADGVLRSLLTDGILAGAGGVLVFLPQILILFFFILALEDSGYLPRAAFLLDRVMGTVGLSGRSFIPLLSSFACAVPGVMATRSITHWRDRLVTIMIAPLMTCSARLPVYALLIGAFIPEQTVGGVFNLQGLVLFALYFGGIVSAMAVAAVARLARRGAGHAPLLMELPAYRWPSVRSLAQGLYERALIFIRRVGGIILAVTILLWFLSTYPAPPEGATGAAIQYSFAGRIGSVLEVLVAPIGFNWQIAIALVPGMAAREVAVGALGTVYALSATGEEVATQLGPLIAQSWSLATALSLLAWFVFAPQCISTIAAVRRETNSWRYPLLMTGYLFALAYAASFITYRLALALGGG, encoded by the coding sequence ATGAGCGGGGCCGCTACGTCGCCCCTGCGCATCGCGCTACTGGGCAATCCCAACTGCGGCAAGACCGCGCTGTTCAACCTGCTCACCGGCGCCCGCCAGAAGGTGGCCAACTACGCCGGCGTGACCGTCGAGCGCAAGGAAGGCCTGCTGCACACCGCCAGCGGCCGCCGCGTGCGCGTGCTGGACCTGCCCGGTGCCTACAGCCTGAACGCCCACAGCGCCGACGAAGCCGTCACGCGCGACATCGTCACCGGCGAGCGGCCCGGCGAGGCCGTGCCCGACCTGCTGGTCTGCGTGACCGATGCCACCCACCTGCGCCTGAACCTGCGCCTGGTGCTGGAGGCCCGCGCGCTGGGCCTGCCGATGGTGCTGGTGCTCAACATGAGCGACATGGCGGCACGCCAGCGCATCGAGATCGACCGCGAAGCGCTGTCGCGCGAACTCGGCATGCCGGTGCTGTCCACCGTGGGCGTGCGCAGCGACGGCGCGCAGGAATTGCTGCAGTGGCTCGACACCCAGGCGCCGCAGGCGCTGGCGGGCACGGCGTCCGTGCACCGGGCGGTGGGCGTGGACCTGCGCGCCCAGGTGCTGCAACTGCACCAGGAAGTGCGCCGCATCATGGCCGCCGCCGTGCGCGAGCCCGCGGTCAGCCTGCGCAACGACGATCGCATCGACGCCGTGGTGCTCCACCCGGTGTGGGGCCTGTTGCTGCTGGCCGTCACGCTGTTCCTCATGTTCCAGGCCGTGTTCAGCTGGGCCGCGATGCCCATGGACGCCATCAAGGCCGGCGTGGACGGGCTGTCGGCCTGGATCAATGCGCACATGGCCGATGGCGTGCTGCGCAGCCTGCTCACCGACGGCATCCTGGCAGGCGCGGGCGGGGTGCTGGTGTTCCTGCCGCAGATCCTGATCTTGTTCTTCTTCATCCTGGCACTGGAAGACTCCGGCTACCTGCCGCGCGCGGCCTTCCTGCTCGACCGCGTCATGGGTACGGTGGGACTGTCGGGGCGGTCGTTCATTCCGCTGCTGTCGAGTTTTGCCTGCGCCGTGCCCGGCGTGATGGCCACGCGTTCGATCACCCACTGGCGCGACCGGCTGGTCACGATCATGATCGCGCCCCTCATGACCTGCTCCGCGCGCCTGCCGGTGTATGCCCTGCTCATCGGCGCGTTCATCCCCGAGCAGACCGTGGGCGGCGTGTTCAACCTGCAGGGCCTGGTGCTGTTCGCGCTGTACTTCGGCGGCATCGTGAGCGCCATGGCCGTGGCGGCGGTCGCCCGCCTCGCGCGCCGGGGCGCCGGCCACGCGCCGCTGCTGATGGAACTGCCCGCCTACCGCTGGCCCAGCGTGCGCAGCCTGGCGCAGGGCCTGTACGAGCGCGCGCTGATCTTCATCCGCCGCGTGGGCGGCATCATCCTGGCCGTCACCATCCTGCTGTGGTTCCTCTCCACCTATCCCGCGCCGCCCGAGGGCGCCACGGGCGCGGCCATCCAGTACAGCTTCGCCGGCCGCATCGGCAGCGTGCTGGAGGTGCTGGTGGCGCCGATCGGCTTCAACTGGCAGATCGCCATCGCTCTGGTGCCCGGCATGGCCGCGCGCGAAGTGGCGGTGGGGGCGCTGGGCACCGTGTATGCCCTCTCGGCCACCGGCGAGGAAGTGGCCACCCAACTGGGGCCGCTGATCGCCCAGAGCTGGTCGCTGGCCACAGCGCTGTCGCTGCTGGCGTGGTTCGTGTTCGCTCCGCAGTGCATCTCGACCATCGCCGCCGTGCGCCGCGAGACCAACAGCTGGCGCTATCCGCTGCTGATGACCGGCTACCTGTTCGCGCTGGCGTACGCCGCCAGCTTCATCACGTATCGCCTGGCCCTGGCGCTGGGAGGAGGCTGA
- a CDS encoding DUF4087 domain-containing protein: MTICLPKRLHHAKIAAFISMPALAIACNVATAAPQATATRCGWFDQPTPGNATLMDKAGEWTVGMQGGYQAEGDWPVFPQNRWVATGSGSAGYGCACLDSSTRADTKEVTRIVSWRALPLETCRRDKALMGKEPENPLRQP, encoded by the coding sequence ATGACCATTTGCCTGCCGAAACGCTTGCATCACGCAAAAATCGCAGCCTTCATTTCGATGCCTGCATTGGCGATTGCCTGCAACGTTGCAACCGCAGCGCCACAGGCCACGGCCACCCGCTGTGGTTGGTTCGATCAGCCGACACCCGGAAATGCAACGCTCATGGACAAAGCGGGGGAATGGACGGTGGGAATGCAGGGCGGCTACCAAGCCGAAGGTGACTGGCCCGTTTTTCCCCAAAACAGGTGGGTGGCAACCGGATCGGGCAGCGCAGGATACGGTTGCGCTTGCCTCGACAGCAGCACGCGCGCCGATACGAAGGAAGTGACCCGAATCGTATCGTGGCGTGCGTTGCCCCTGGAGACCTGCCGACGCGACAAGGCACTGATGGGAAAGGAGCCGGAAAACCCTCTGCGCCAGCCATGA
- a CDS encoding peptidoglycan recognition protein family protein produces MLNIDAQGMVSGNSKIKARRFSSIERSEMNKVSGIIVHQTGSPTENSTFNSYRSANANGAHFLISKEGSIYQTASILRRTNHVGPLKARCLAELRCSPAEIAQYKKASPTTMHKAEMTKVVPGRYPSNADSIGIEIVGMASLPPGIKMPAGLSTEQQRAFLGNNAVYEALTNHQQVALQYLIDALSETLHISKAEVHRHPEVSRKNATEAATATWQ; encoded by the coding sequence ATGCTCAATATCGATGCTCAAGGGATGGTCAGCGGAAACTCGAAAATCAAGGCACGCAGGTTCTCATCGATCGAACGATCAGAAATGAACAAGGTCTCTGGAATCATCGTCCATCAAACAGGATCCCCAACAGAGAACTCGACGTTCAATAGTTATCGAAGCGCCAACGCAAACGGTGCGCACTTTTTGATAAGCAAAGAGGGATCCATTTATCAGACGGCCTCGATTCTTCGTCGAACAAACCACGTAGGTCCGCTGAAAGCGCGCTGCTTGGCCGAACTCCGATGCAGTCCTGCCGAGATCGCCCAATACAAAAAAGCCAGTCCAACCACTATGCACAAAGCGGAAATGACCAAAGTGGTTCCAGGACGCTATCCGTCCAACGCAGACAGCATCGGTATTGAAATCGTAGGCATGGCTTCACTGCCGCCTGGAATCAAAATGCCTGCAGGATTGAGCACGGAGCAACAGCGCGCGTTTTTAGGAAACAACGCGGTTTATGAGGCGCTGACCAACCACCAGCAGGTCGCCCTTCAATACCTGATCGATGCGCTTTCCGAAACACTGCACATCTCGAAAGCCGAGGTGCATCGTCATCCTGAGGTGAGCCGGAAAAATGCTACGGAAGCTGCCACGGCGACATGGCAATGA
- a CDS encoding HD domain-containing protein: MKSSQGELLARWEALGTALERAGPAWTAECRRLLRHWSRWPRAYHDTRHLHACLLHLEAMQAAQPTALQQPHAVELALWFHDAIYWPWSGHNEERSAQWARRFLLSQRLPEGLVQTVERHIMDTRHTPDAPLEGDACWVVDIDLAVLGAPPEVYGEFERNVRREYRFVRWPRYVAGRTAVLRSFMDRPHVYATPWFRAQREAQARANLQQAVAALGRDVLFGE; the protein is encoded by the coding sequence ATGAAGTCCAGCCAAGGTGAACTGCTGGCGCGCTGGGAGGCCCTGGGCACCGCGCTGGAGCGTGCCGGCCCCGCATGGACCGCCGAGTGCCGACGCCTGCTGCGCCACTGGAGCCGCTGGCCCCGCGCCTACCACGACACCCGCCACCTGCACGCCTGCCTCCTGCACCTGGAGGCCATGCAGGCCGCCCAACCGACGGCCCTGCAGCAGCCGCACGCGGTCGAACTGGCCCTGTGGTTCCACGACGCGATCTACTGGCCCTGGAGCGGGCACAACGAAGAACGCAGCGCGCAATGGGCGCGTCGGTTCCTGCTGTCCCAGCGGTTGCCCGAGGGCCTGGTGCAGACGGTGGAGCGCCACATCATGGACACGCGCCACACCCCCGATGCGCCACTGGAGGGCGACGCGTGCTGGGTAGTGGACATCGATCTCGCCGTGCTGGGCGCCCCGCCCGAGGTGTATGGCGAATTCGAGCGCAACGTGCGGCGCGAATACCGGTTCGTGCGCTGGCCGCGCTACGTGGCGGGGCGCACCGCGGTGCTGCGGTCGTTCATGGATCGGCCACACGTCTACGCGACCCCCTGGTTCAGGGCGCAACGCGAAGCACAGGCACGTGCCAATCTCCAGCAGGCCGTTGCGGCGCTCGGGCGGGATGTGCTGTTCGGCGAATGA
- the argF gene encoding ornithine carbamoyltransferase — MKHYLQFNDLTADEYAYLFSRAAVIKGKFKSYEKHHPLTDRTLAMIFEKASTRTRVSFEAGMYQLGGSVVHLTTGDSQLGRAEPIEDSAKVISRMVDLVMIRTYEQTKIEAFAAHSRVPVINGLTNEFHPCQILADIFTYIEHRGTIRGKTVAWVGDGNNMANTWLQAAELLGFTVHVSTPRGYEINEKLALGANGSRADSYKFYSNPLEACAGADLVTTDVWTSMGYEAENEERKKAFADWCVDAEMMAAAKPDALFMHCLPAHRGEEVEADVIDGPQSVVWDEAENRMHAQKALMEYLLLGRITS, encoded by the coding sequence ATGAAGCATTACCTGCAATTCAACGATCTCACCGCCGACGAGTACGCCTACCTGTTCAGCCGCGCGGCCGTCATCAAGGGCAAGTTCAAGAGCTACGAGAAGCACCACCCGCTGACCGACCGCACACTGGCCATGATCTTCGAGAAGGCCAGCACGCGCACCCGCGTGAGCTTTGAGGCCGGCATGTACCAGCTGGGCGGCAGCGTGGTGCACCTGACCACCGGCGACAGCCAGCTGGGCCGCGCCGAGCCCATCGAGGACAGCGCGAAGGTCATCAGCCGCATGGTGGACTTGGTGATGATCCGCACCTACGAGCAGACCAAGATCGAGGCCTTCGCCGCCCACTCCCGCGTGCCGGTCATCAACGGGCTGACGAACGAGTTCCACCCTTGCCAGATCCTCGCGGACATCTTCACGTACATCGAGCACCGCGGCACCATCCGGGGCAAGACCGTGGCCTGGGTGGGCGATGGCAACAACATGGCCAACACTTGGCTGCAGGCGGCCGAGCTGCTGGGCTTCACCGTCCACGTGAGCACACCGCGCGGCTACGAAATCAATGAGAAATTGGCCCTCGGCGCAAATGGTTCTAGGGCAGATAGCTATAAATTTTATAGCAACCCGCTCGAAGCCTGTGCCGGCGCCGACCTGGTGACCACCGACGTGTGGACCAGCATGGGCTACGAGGCCGAGAACGAAGAGCGCAAGAAGGCCTTTGCCGACTGGTGCGTCGATGCCGAAATGATGGCGGCGGCCAAGCCAGACGCCCTGTTCATGCACTGCCTGCCCGCCCACCGTGGCGAGGAAGTCGAGGCCGACGTGATCGACGGCCCGCAGTCCGTGGTGTGGGACGAGGCCGAAAACCGCATGCATGCGCAGAAGGCACTCATGGAATACCTGCTGCTCGGCCGCATCACCAGCTGA
- a CDS encoding aspartate aminotransferase family protein: MTASAPAASPHVMNTYGRLPIALERGQGVRVWDVDGKQYIDALGGIAVNTVGHNHPKLVPALQEQIAKLIHSSNYYHVPLQEQLAAQLVERSGMTNVFFCNSGLEANEAALKLARKFGHDKGIDKPVVVVYEKAFHGRSIATLSATGNPKVQAGFGPLVEGFIRVPMNDIDAIRQATEGNPNVVAVFFETIQGEGGVNPMRIDYLQQLRKLCDERDWLMMIDEVQCGMGRTGKWFAHQWAGIVPDVMPLAKGLGSGVPIGAVVAGPKAANIFAPGNHGTTFGGNPLAMRAGVETIRIMEEDGLLQNAAVVGAHLKAALERELGGLPGVKEIRGQGLMLGVELTKPCGALMGRAMEAGLLLSVTADTVIRMVPSLILTQAEADEIVALLVPLVKALLAE; encoded by the coding sequence ATGACCGCTTCCGCCCCGGCCGCCTCGCCCCACGTGATGAACACCTACGGCCGCCTGCCGATCGCGCTGGAACGTGGCCAGGGCGTGCGCGTATGGGATGTGGACGGCAAGCAATATATCGACGCGCTCGGCGGCATCGCGGTCAACACGGTGGGCCACAACCACCCCAAGCTGGTGCCCGCGCTGCAGGAGCAGATCGCCAAGCTGATCCACAGCTCCAACTACTACCACGTGCCCCTGCAGGAGCAACTGGCCGCCCAACTGGTCGAGCGCTCGGGCATGACCAACGTCTTCTTCTGCAACTCGGGGCTCGAAGCCAACGAAGCCGCGCTGAAGCTGGCCCGCAAGTTCGGCCACGACAAGGGCATCGACAAGCCTGTGGTCGTGGTCTACGAAAAAGCCTTCCACGGCCGCTCGATCGCCACGCTGTCGGCCACCGGCAACCCCAAGGTGCAGGCCGGGTTCGGCCCGCTGGTGGAGGGCTTCATCCGCGTGCCGATGAACGACATCGACGCCATCCGGCAAGCCACCGAAGGCAACCCGAACGTGGTGGCCGTGTTCTTCGAGACCATCCAGGGCGAAGGCGGCGTGAACCCCATGCGCATCGACTACCTGCAGCAGTTGCGCAAGCTCTGCGACGAGCGCGACTGGCTCATGATGATCGACGAGGTGCAGTGCGGCATGGGCCGCACCGGCAAGTGGTTCGCGCACCAGTGGGCCGGCATCGTGCCGGACGTGATGCCCCTGGCCAAGGGCCTGGGCTCGGGCGTGCCGATCGGCGCCGTCGTGGCCGGCCCCAAGGCCGCGAATATCTTCGCACCCGGCAACCACGGCACCACCTTCGGCGGCAACCCGCTGGCCATGCGTGCCGGCGTGGAAACCATCCGCATCATGGAAGAGGACGGCCTGCTGCAGAACGCCGCCGTCGTGGGCGCGCACCTGAAGGCCGCGCTGGAGCGCGAGCTGGGCGGCCTGCCCGGCGTGAAGGAAATCCGCGGCCAGGGCCTGATGCTCGGCGTGGAACTGACCAAGCCCTGCGGCGCGCTCATGGGCCGCGCGATGGAAGCCGGCCTGCTGCTGTCCGTGACGGCCGACACCGTGATCCGCATGGTGCCGTCGCTCATCCTCACCCAGGCCGAGGCCGACGAAATCGTGGCCCTGCTGGTTCCCCTGGTCAAGGCGCTGCTCGCCGAATGA
- a CDS encoding DUF3579 domain-containing protein produces the protein MVSPTSKEVFIQGITLDGKTFRPSDWAERLAGVMSQFRPGGARPGSHLSYSPWCVPTTLNGIKCVIVHRDLQGHEPMAWDFVMNFARDNQLQVAEACLLPDQAPDTARKG, from the coding sequence ATGGTTTCCCCCACCTCCAAAGAAGTTTTCATCCAGGGCATCACCCTTGACGGGAAAACCTTCCGCCCCAGCGATTGGGCGGAGCGCCTGGCGGGGGTGATGAGCCAGTTCCGCCCCGGTGGCGCCCGCCCCGGTAGCCACCTGAGCTATTCGCCCTGGTGCGTGCCCACCACGCTCAATGGCATCAAGTGCGTGATCGTGCACCGCGACCTGCAGGGCCACGAACCCATGGCCTGGGATTTCGTCATGAACTTCGCGCGCGACAACCAGTTGCAGGTGGCCGAGGCCTGCCTTCTGCCCGACCAGGCGCCTGACACCGCCCGCAAAGGCTGA
- the rpsT gene encoding 30S ribosomal protein S20: MASAKPKKKNPRLASGRKRVRQDVKLNAANTSLRSKYRTAVKNVEKAVLAGDKTKATELFAKMQAVVDTIADKGIFHKNKAARDKSRLSAKVKTLALAA; the protein is encoded by the coding sequence ATGGCATCTGCCAAGCCCAAGAAAAAGAACCCCCGTCTCGCCTCCGGCCGCAAGCGCGTCCGCCAGGACGTCAAGCTGAACGCCGCGAACACCTCGCTGCGCTCCAAGTACCGTACCGCGGTCAAGAATGTCGAGAAGGCCGTCCTGGCCGGCGACAAGACCAAGGCCACCGAACTGTTTGCGAAGATGCAAGCCGTCGTCGACACCATCGCCGACAAGGGCATCTTCCACAAGAACAAGGCCGCTCGCGACAAGAGCCGCCTGTCCGCCAAGGTGAAAACCCTGGCCCTGGCCGCCTGA
- the murJ gene encoding murein biosynthesis integral membrane protein MurJ, translated as MSLFKAASTVSLLTLASRVTGLVRDLLMASLFGANALTDAFNVAFRIPNLFRRLFAEGAFSQAFVPVLAAHKAQHGDEATRRLIASVATVLFWVLLLTCVLGVLGAPLLVWLLASGLRQSAGGFDAAVVMTRWMFPYIGFMSLVALSAGVLNTWKRFAVPAATPVLLNVCMIAAAWLGAPQLAARGIEPIYAMAGGVMLGGITQLAVQLPALFRLGLLPRIGLTPGAIRTAWHDPGVRRILTLMGPALLGVGVAQISLMINTQIASYLAPGSVTWLFYADRLMEFPTSLLGVALGVVLTPQLAAAKAAGDAARYSSMLDWGLRIVVVLSVPCAVGLLTFAEPLVATLFHHGALQDSDVGQIALALAGYGAGLLGLVAIKVLAPGYYASQDIRTPVRIAIVVLVVTQLLNAALVPLIDHAGLALSIGLGALINALWLLIGLLRRGTYQPQPGWARLALQVVAASALLAVLLMWGSRHFDWLALRAHEGQRAGLLALLMGGAALLYFGALWAAGLKLRELLRR; from the coding sequence GTGTCCCTGTTCAAAGCCGCCTCCACCGTTTCCCTGCTGACCCTGGCCTCCCGCGTGACGGGCCTGGTGCGCGATCTGCTGATGGCCTCGCTGTTCGGGGCCAATGCGCTCACCGATGCCTTCAACGTCGCTTTCCGCATTCCCAACCTGTTTCGCCGGCTGTTCGCCGAAGGGGCCTTCAGCCAGGCCTTCGTGCCCGTGCTCGCGGCGCACAAGGCCCAGCACGGCGACGAGGCCACGCGCCGGCTCATCGCCAGCGTGGCGACGGTGCTGTTCTGGGTGCTGCTGCTGACCTGCGTGCTGGGCGTGCTGGGGGCGCCGCTGCTGGTGTGGCTGCTCGCCAGCGGCCTGCGCCAGAGCGCCGGCGGGTTCGATGCCGCCGTGGTCATGACGCGCTGGATGTTCCCTTACATCGGCTTCATGTCGCTGGTGGCGCTCTCGGCCGGCGTGCTCAACACCTGGAAGCGCTTTGCCGTGCCGGCGGCCACGCCGGTGCTGCTCAACGTCTGCATGATCGCCGCCGCCTGGCTGGGCGCGCCGCAGCTGGCTGCCCGCGGCATCGAGCCCATCTATGCCATGGCCGGCGGCGTGATGCTGGGCGGCATCACGCAACTGGCGGTGCAACTGCCCGCGCTGTTCCGGCTGGGCCTGCTGCCGCGCATCGGGCTCACCCCCGGGGCCATTCGCACGGCGTGGCACGACCCGGGCGTGCGCCGCATCCTCACGTTGATGGGCCCGGCGTTGCTGGGCGTGGGCGTGGCGCAGATCTCGCTCATGATCAACACGCAGATCGCCTCGTACCTCGCGCCGGGCAGCGTGACCTGGCTGTTCTACGCCGACCGGCTCATGGAGTTCCCCACCTCGCTGCTGGGCGTGGCGCTGGGCGTGGTGCTGACGCCGCAGTTGGCGGCCGCCAAGGCGGCTGGCGATGCCGCCCGCTACTCGTCCATGCTCGACTGGGGGCTGCGCATCGTCGTGGTGCTGTCCGTGCCGTGCGCGGTGGGCCTGCTCACCTTTGCCGAGCCTCTGGTGGCCACGTTGTTCCACCATGGCGCGCTGCAGGACAGCGACGTCGGCCAGATCGCCCTGGCCCTGGCCGGCTACGGTGCGGGGCTGCTGGGCCTGGTGGCGATCAAGGTGCTGGCGCCCGGCTACTACGCCAGCCAGGACATCCGCACGCCGGTGCGCATCGCCATCGTGGTGCTGGTGGTCACGCAGCTCTTGAACGCCGCGCTGGTGCCGCTGATCGACCATGCGGGCCTTGCGCTGTCTATTGGCCTCGGGGCGCTGATCAATGCGTTGTGGCTGCTGATCGGCCTGCTGCGGCGCGGCACCTACCAGCCCCAACCCGGATGGGCCCGGCTGGCGCTGCAGGTGGTGGCCGCCAGCGCCCTGCTGGCGGTGCTGCTGATGTGGGGATCGCGCCATTTCGACTGGCTGGCCCTGCGGGCGCACGAGGGGCAGCGCGCCGGGCTCCTGGCCCTGCTGATGGGCGGCGCGGCACTGCTGTATTTCGGGGCGCTCTGGGCAGCGGGCCTCAAGCTGCGCGAACTGCTGCGCCGCTGA
- a CDS encoding SirB1 family protein, whose product MALSYSLPTSLEYFATLVRSDDQFPLLEAAASIAQDEYPELDVQQLLGDVDQLLARLRRRLPADASSLQRLRSLNQFFFGDLGFAGNVNDYYDPENSYLNAVLRTRRGIPISLALVWMELAQGLDLHARGVSFPGHFMIKVLLPKGQVVMDPTTGQSLSREELSERLEPYRHRSSGLVDDYDIPLGLYLQAAPPRDVIARMLRNLKEIHRSQKDWARLVAVQDRLIVLLPDAWGEWRDRGLAHAERGDTALAVADLETYLARVEDGLDIDAIAERVSLLRRASN is encoded by the coding sequence ATGGCCCTGAGCTATTCCCTTCCCACTTCGCTGGAGTACTTCGCCACGCTGGTGCGCAGCGACGACCAGTTTCCCCTGCTGGAGGCGGCGGCGTCCATCGCGCAGGACGAGTACCCCGAGCTGGACGTGCAGCAACTGCTCGGCGACGTGGATCAGCTGCTCGCCCGGCTGCGCCGGCGATTGCCCGCCGATGCGTCGTCGCTGCAGCGCCTGCGCTCGCTCAACCAGTTCTTCTTCGGCGACCTGGGCTTCGCGGGCAACGTCAACGATTACTACGACCCCGAGAACAGCTACCTCAATGCCGTGCTGCGCACGCGGCGGGGCATTCCGATTTCGCTGGCGCTGGTGTGGATGGAACTGGCCCAGGGGCTGGACCTGCATGCGCGCGGCGTCTCGTTTCCCGGGCACTTCATGATCAAGGTGCTGTTGCCCAAAGGGCAGGTGGTGATGGACCCGACCACGGGCCAGTCGCTGTCGCGAGAAGAGCTGTCCGAGCGGCTCGAACCCTACCGGCACCGCAGCAGCGGCCTGGTGGACGACTACGACATTCCGCTGGGCCTGTACCTGCAGGCGGCGCCGCCGCGTGACGTGATCGCGCGCATGCTGCGCAACCTCAAGGAGATCCACCGCTCGCAAAAGGACTGGGCGCGGCTGGTGGCCGTGCAGGACCGGCTCATCGTGCTGCTGCCCGACGCCTGGGGCGAGTGGCGGGACCGGGGCCTGGCCCATGCGGAGCGGGGTGACACGGCATTGGCCGTGGCCGACCTGGAGACGTACCTGGCGCGCGTGGAAGACGGGCTCGACATCGACGCCATCGCCGAGCGCGTGAGCCTGCTGCGCCGCGCCAGCAACTGA